One genomic segment of Aquipluma nitroreducens includes these proteins:
- a CDS encoding D-sedoheptulose-7-phosphate isomerase, whose protein sequence is MIIKRIQQSIELKTKILSDEILIERIRKASELIIQAYRSDNKTLFCGNGGSAADAQHLAAELSGKFYLDRAPIHADVCHGNSSFMTAVSNDYGYEMVFARHIQTVGKRGDVLVCISTSGNSTNIINAMHEARKLGLTCVALTGETGGLMAGLAEVLINVPSVDTPRIQEAHILIGHIICELVETELFGEHVG, encoded by the coding sequence ATGATAATTAAACGTATCCAACAATCGATTGAACTTAAGACAAAAATTCTTTCTGATGAGATTCTGATTGAAAGAATCAGGAAAGCTTCGGAGTTGATTATTCAAGCGTACCGTTCAGATAATAAAACACTTTTTTGTGGGAATGGAGGAAGTGCTGCTGATGCACAACATTTGGCGGCAGAATTATCCGGAAAATTTTACCTGGATCGGGCTCCAATTCATGCCGATGTTTGTCATGGGAACAGTTCTTTTATGACGGCAGTTTCGAACGACTACGGATACGAAATGGTTTTTGCACGCCACATTCAGACGGTTGGAAAGAGGGGAGATGTGCTTGTTTGTATCTCAACATCAGGAAATTCGACTAATATTATCAATGCCATGCACGAAGCCCGAAAGTTAGGTTTGACTTGCGTTGCATTGACTGGAGAAACTGGTGGACTCATGGCCGGATTGGCGGAAGTGCTGATTAATGTTCCATCAGTTGATACTCCGCGAATTCAGGAGGCTCATATCTTGATTGGCCATATTATTTGTGAATTAGTCGAAACGGAATTGTTCGGTGAGCATGTGGGCTAA
- a CDS encoding glycosyltransferase yields MKRIKIIGPAYPYRGGIATFNERLAQEFASMGIDIDIETFIIQYPSFLFPGKTQYNDKPAPENRNIKRTINSINPLNWIKVGRRIRKEAPDLVIIRYWLPVLAPCLGTIVSLARRNKHTVIICLADNIIPHEHRSGDRLLTNYFMQRIDGLIAMSQSVLKDGNSFRKNLPQGFCPHPIFDNYGEKLSFEIAKQKLKLDPNTRYLLFFGFIRDYKGLDLLINAFADERLRKFPVKLLVAGEYYSSPEPYLKLIRDNNLENLIELRTDFIPDDQVNLYFSAADMVVQPYKSATQSGVTQIGYHFNKPMLVTNVGGLAEIIPDEKIGYVVEPEIREIAGALIDFYENDRIAEFEANIVEEKKKFSWANMANTFLSVYNKIKNPE; encoded by the coding sequence TTGAAAAGGATTAAAATTATCGGACCTGCCTATCCCTACCGGGGAGGAATTGCCACATTCAATGAACGGTTGGCTCAGGAGTTTGCTTCTATGGGAATTGATATTGACATCGAAACTTTTATTATCCAATATCCATCTTTTCTTTTTCCCGGAAAGACACAATACAACGACAAGCCAGCTCCTGAAAACCGGAACATTAAACGAACCATAAATTCGATTAATCCATTGAACTGGATTAAAGTGGGTCGGCGCATTCGAAAAGAAGCGCCTGATTTGGTCATTATTCGTTACTGGCTTCCAGTTCTGGCTCCTTGCCTGGGAACAATTGTAAGTCTAGCTCGGAGAAATAAGCATACTGTTATTATATGTCTTGCTGATAATATTATTCCACACGAACATCGGTCTGGAGATCGTTTACTAACCAACTATTTCATGCAGCGAATTGATGGTTTAATTGCCATGTCGCAAAGTGTACTGAAAGATGGAAATTCCTTCCGGAAAAATTTGCCGCAGGGATTTTGCCCTCATCCAATTTTTGATAATTATGGCGAGAAGCTGTCATTCGAAATTGCCAAACAAAAATTGAAATTAGATCCAAATACCCGGTATTTGCTTTTCTTTGGATTCATTCGCGATTACAAAGGGCTTGATTTGTTGATCAATGCTTTTGCTGATGAGCGACTGCGTAAATTTCCGGTCAAGCTTTTGGTTGCAGGCGAGTATTATTCGAGTCCGGAGCCTTATCTCAAATTAATTAGAGATAATAATCTGGAAAACTTAATCGAGCTCAGAACTGATTTTATTCCTGACGATCAGGTTAATCTATATTTCAGTGCTGCGGATATGGTCGTACAGCCCTATAAAAGTGCTACTCAAAGTGGAGTGACACAAATTGGATATCATTTCAACAAACCGATGTTGGTAACCAATGTGGGTGGTTTGGCTGAGATTATTCCCGACGAAAAAATTGGATATGTCGTTGAACCTGAAATTCGTGAAATAGCTGGTGCTTTGATTGATTTTTATGAAAATGATCGAATTGCCGAATTTGAAGCAAATATCGTCGAGGAAAAAAAGAAATTTTCATGGGCTAATATGGCAAACACCTTCTTGTCCGTTTACAATAAAATAAAGAATCCGGAATGA